The Clostridiales bacterium nucleotide sequence TTGTATCAGCGAATTTACATTGTAACCCGACAGTTTTTTTCTACCTTTTAAATCCGTAAGCTCTATTATAAAATCTATCGTTTCAACTTTTCCTCCAAGGCCTTCTATCAGTTTGGCAACGGCAAGTATGGTTCCGCCCGTAGCCAGAAGATCGTCTACAATTGCAACCTTTTGCCCTGCCTTAATAGCATCCTTGTGAATTTCAAGCTCATTAGACCCATACTCAAGCTCATATTTTATTCTATTCGTTTCAGCCGGTAACTTTCCAGGTTTCCTAACAGGCACAAAGCCTACATTCAGTGCATATGCAATAGGAGCGCCTATTATAAAACCCCTGGCCTCAGGTCCGACTACGAGGTCTATATCCTTACCCTTTAAATTTTTTACCATTTCGTCAATAGTGTACTTAAAGGCAGCGCCATCTTTGGTTAGAGTAGTTATATCCTTAAAACTTATACCTTCTCTTGGAAATCCATCAATTACCCTGATTTTTTCTTTAATATCCATTGTCTTTCCCCCTTAAATCTTGTATGAATTTATAATTTTTGTTTAGCTTAAGCTGTATCAATTTGCTTAGTTTTATTACGTTGGAATCATTTATATCCTTCTTACTGCATGGTATTATATCGATATTTATATTTCCATCGTTTTTTGCTGCCGCCAGTATAATATTTAGTTCACATAATATTTTTATGGAAAAGTAAATTTTCAATATATTATACGTCAATAAAATTGAAATCCTTCTAAAGGTAAATCTATGCTCCCCGCGTTTTATAGCTTCCCTCAAGTATATAAAAACCTTTTTTAAATCTTCTCTGTCAGGTATCAGGGAAGATAAGAACAACTCGTCGGCTTTCTTGTTTGATTCATACACATGCCATTTTATGTCTTTGGATTTATTTATTACGGAACAGTCCATAAAACCATCCAGTATATAAATATCGGTAACAAATTCAGGAATATCCTTAAGTACAGGACAAATAATTATATGCGGCTTTTTATCATGATTCTCCTTAAACTCATTGTAGTCTATATCAAAAAGGTCCTTATACTCCAATACCTGTTCCACCGTATCTTTCCTCGTTACAAATATCAGATTGCATCTGTCGGATGCTGCATACCTCATTGTCTCATCTAAAGATTTATTATTTAAGACGACGCTTCCATCTTCAGTACCATAATCTCCATCATCGTCTGAATAACAGCGCAAAAATTTTATCAAGCTTCTGCAATATTCATTTTCAACAGGTTTAAACTCGGAATTTTTAATGTCCCTTATTATAAGCTGCAGGTTTTCCATCCCGTTCCAGATATTCTTGCCTATTTCAAACATGATATCTACATTATTCCCAATTGAAAAATTATCTATATTATAACCCATATTAAATGCGATTGCATCGTATATCCTGTTTTTGCACCGTATTTTTAGTTTCAAATGGTTGCTCTTTGCGCCCACGGTCCTTATATCTTCTATAAGCACCGACCTTATGACAAATACGGGAACAGGGTTTCCATTCCCGAAGGGTTGAAGCCTGTCTATATTATCATATGATTCTGTGTTTATAAATTCAGGCCCTATTTCGCAATCGGCATTCATACATTCTGTCATAGAAGCTGTGGATATATTTTCCTTTGCGATATCGTTTATCGCTTTTCTAAAGCTATCGATATTGCCGGTATTTATCGTAATGCCGGCCGCCTGTTCGTGGCCTCCAAACCTTATAAGACAATCGGAGCATTTGCAGAGCGCTTCATATATGTTAAACCCTGGTACGCTTCTTGCAGACCCCCTTGACGTTTCGCCT carries:
- a CDS encoding adenine phosphoribosyltransferase, which translates into the protein MDIKEKIRVIDGFPREGISFKDITTLTKDGAAFKYTIDEMVKNLKGKDIDLVVGPEARGFIIGAPIAYALNVGFVPVRKPGKLPAETNRIKYELEYGSNELEIHKDAIKAGQKVAIVDDLLATGGTILAVAKLIEGLGGKVETIDFIIELTDLKGRKKLSGYNVNSLIQYNV
- the recJ gene encoding single-stranded-DNA-specific exonuclease RecJ; amino-acid sequence: MQNKKRWVILDRPSVEDEIFSDECKLNPVIYRILKNRGIKSKEEIKRFLSPSIEDMHDPFLLPDFKESIEVIRDALNGNKKIVIYGDYDADGVTAASILYKSFALIDKNIEYYIPDRVDEGYGLNMNAVEKIADMGVELIITVDCGTTSKEETEYCKDRGIPIVITDHHECGDVIPDTLVVNPKRRDSTYPFRGLSGAGVAFKLLQGLSRHFEFDPYEYVDLAAIGTVADIVPLVDENRAIVKYGMEKIKNKCGVGIDALVKVAGLKKEGLSSIDLSYAVSPRINAAGRIEKADMAVELFATDDANKAGELAARLNDTNKKRQQIEDVILHEADDEIVNAGYDKDSVIVAGKAGWHIGVVGIVASKLVEKYYKPVILLCDEGETSRGSARSVPGFNIYEALCKCSDCLIRFGGHEQAAGITINTGNIDSFRKAINDIAKENISTASMTECMNADCEIGPEFINTESYDNIDRLQPFGNGNPVPVFVIRSVLIEDIRTVGAKSNHLKLKIRCKNRIYDAIAFNMGYNIDNFSIGNNVDIMFEIGKNIWNGMENLQLIIRDIKNSEFKPVENEYCRSLIKFLRCYSDDDGDYGTEDGSVVLNNKSLDETMRYAASDRCNLIFVTRKDTVEQVLEYKDLFDIDYNEFKENHDKKPHIIICPVLKDIPEFVTDIYILDGFMDCSVINKSKDIKWHVYESNKKADELFLSSLIPDREDLKKVFIYLREAIKRGEHRFTFRRISILLTYNILKIYFSIKILCELNIILAAAKNDGNINIDIIPCSKKDINDSNVIKLSKLIQLKLNKNYKFIQDLRGKDNGY